Proteins co-encoded in one Syntrophorhabdus sp. genomic window:
- the nuoF gene encoding NADH-quinone oxidoreductase subunit NuoF — MNLVRNHVLISIDAGTIMAGARAVEKALVEEINKQGLSGEIAVLETGSIGATGQGVVIVVYPEGVYYANVTPADAAELVEEHLLKGRPVKRLIMTEMPKQHVIKKEKTGLLREQPRIVLRNSGVINPENIDEYIAEGGYEALERAFTELKPAGVIKEVKDSGLMGRGGAAFTTAMKWEFASRAPGDVKYIICNADEGEPGTFKDRLILEGDPHKLIEGMILAGYAVGATKGFVYIRGEYALSIERLEKAITQARLYGLLGDDILESGFSFDISVMKGAGAYVCGEETALIESLEGKRGHPRNKPPYPVTEGLWAKPTVVNNVETLANVPEIVRNGAAWYRGYGTDKCPGTKVYTIIGNVATPGLIEAEMGTTLRDIIYEYAGGIKDGKKFKGALVGGAAGAFMGPEMLDAKMDFVNLKEYAAVLGSGAILVMDEDADIVGMLQSVLHFFRHESCGHCVPCRLGTNQLAEIVDRIAEGKGKAEDVDKLVSISEVMRDTSFCPLGQSPVLPITSSLRFFKDEVYSRVQ, encoded by the coding sequence TTGATCAGTATCGATGCAGGGACGATCATGGCGGGCGCCCGTGCCGTCGAGAAGGCACTGGTGGAGGAGATCAACAAGCAGGGTCTTTCCGGCGAGATAGCGGTACTGGAGACTGGCAGCATAGGGGCGACGGGTCAGGGGGTTGTCATCGTTGTCTATCCCGAAGGTGTTTACTATGCGAATGTGACACCCGCGGACGCGGCCGAACTTGTCGAGGAGCACCTGCTGAAGGGAAGGCCCGTCAAAAGGCTCATAATGACGGAGATGCCCAAACAGCACGTCATCAAGAAGGAAAAGACAGGCCTGCTCAGGGAGCAGCCGCGGATCGTGCTGCGCAACAGCGGTGTCATCAACCCGGAGAACATTGACGAATACATCGCCGAGGGCGGATATGAGGCCCTCGAAAGGGCCTTTACCGAACTCAAGCCTGCCGGGGTCATCAAAGAGGTCAAGGACTCGGGGCTCATGGGCAGGGGTGGTGCGGCCTTTACGACGGCCATGAAATGGGAATTTGCCTCGAGGGCACCGGGCGATGTGAAATACATCATATGCAACGCCGACGAGGGCGAGCCGGGAACGTTCAAGGACAGGCTCATCCTCGAAGGAGATCCCCACAAGCTCATCGAGGGCATGATACTCGCGGGATATGCCGTGGGCGCGACGAAGGGCTTTGTCTACATCCGCGGCGAGTACGCCCTTTCCATCGAGCGGTTGGAAAAGGCCATCACCCAGGCACGGCTCTACGGGCTTCTTGGCGACGACATACTCGAGAGCGGCTTCAGTTTTGACATTTCGGTCATGAAGGGCGCGGGTGCCTACGTCTGTGGTGAAGAGACGGCGCTTATCGAGTCCCTGGAAGGGAAGAGGGGTCATCCCCGCAACAAGCCTCCCTACCCCGTGACGGAGGGCCTCTGGGCCAAACCGACCGTTGTGAACAACGTGGAGACGCTGGCGAACGTGCCGGAGATCGTCCGCAACGGAGCCGCCTGGTACCGCGGTTACGGCACGGACAAGTGCCCGGGGACGAAGGTCTACACCATAATCGGCAACGTGGCGACGCCGGGGCTCATCGAAGCGGAGATGGGCACCACCCTGCGCGACATCATCTATGAATACGCCGGCGGCATCAAGGACGGCAAGAAATTCAAAGGCGCTCTCGTCGGCGGAGCCGCGGGTGCCTTCATGGGGCCCGAGATGCTCGACGCGAAGATGGACTTCGTGAACCTCAAGGAATACGCGGCCGTGCTGGGCTCGGGCGCCATTCTCGTCATGGACGAGGATGCCGACATCGTGGGGATGCTCCAGAGCGTCCTCCACTTCTTCAGGCATGAGTCCTGCGGCCATTGCGTGCCCTGCCGCCTCGGCACGAACCAGCTCGCCGAGATAGTCGACCGCATAGCGGAAGGGAAGGGGAAGGCCGAGGACGTGGACAAGCTCGTCTCCATATCGGAGGTGATGCGCGACACGTCGTTCTGCCCACTGGGCCAGTCGCCGGTCCTGCCCATAACGAGTTCCCTGAGATTCTTCAAGGACGAGGTATACAGCAGGGTGCAGTGA